From the genome of Natronogracilivirga saccharolytica:
TTGTTAGTGCAGGTTATTGAGCTGGTAGGCAGGTTTTACCAGACTCATCCATGGTTACAAGCCTTTCCTAATGAACAGGAAGGGATTAGTATGAACTCCGAAAGTTGAGTAGTGAAGCTTACATAAGAAAGTCGTCCGGGGCCAGACGACTTTCCAGTTCTATGTAAAACATTATAGCAGATTTGATCTGCGTTTCATAATGACCTTGAGAATCAGTATGTCAAGCTTGTTATATATTCATAGCTTTTAGGAACACTTGTTTTGACATCTTCAACTTCATCTTCAAGATAAAAGTATTCGATATTAGAATCCTGGGCTGCGACCAGAAGTGATTTAAAATCAACCTGTCCTTCTCCCAAGACAACCATGTGTTCACTTGGAGCACGTCCTGACAGGTCACCTTCTACACCTTCGGCCAAGTCTTTAAGATGCACTGTTTTGAAGCGGTCCGGGTACCGCTCTACTAATTCGACAGGATCATGACCCGGCCACACTACCCAAAAAACATCCAGTTGAAAATTGACATATTCCGGATTTGTATTTTGAACAATGTAGTCGAAAAGTGTACCATCTTCATATTCTCTGAACTCATAGCCATGGTTATGATATGAAAACAGCAAGTCCCGTTCCTTTAGTTGTCTTCCAAATTGATTGAAATCATTAACCGCACTTCTGGCATCCTCTATGTCAAAGGGGCTGTCATGTGGTATTGTGGCAACTCTCACATGACGCGCACCTAATATGTGTGCCTCCTCGGCAACGCGATCAATATCCTCGAGCAGATCGTCATAACCAACACCATAGGAGGTGCATCTCATCCCTCTTTCATCGAGTAAATCACGAATTTCCTGTGCTGTTTTACCAAATAAATTTGAAAACTCAATATTGGTAACCCCCATCTCCTTAATGAAGTCCAGCGTTCCAGTAAAGTCTTCTTCAAACTCATGGCGAAAAGTAAATGAGACAACACCAGGATCCGATAACAGTTGTTGCCCTTCTGTATTTTCTGTCTCACGTTCGGTATTGCAGGACAGTGTAAGGAATATTAGAAGAAAGAAAATTGCGAGTAGATTCAGTTGTATTTTCATAATAAGATGATTTGAGTGTAAGGTTGTTAAATTATTTTTTTGTGAAAAACTCTCGGTTTTAAAAACTGTGATTTTTCGGTTGGTTACTTGATTAGGGTCATGGTTTGAGATAACGTAGTCCCATTAGACTTTATCCGATATACGTAGGTTCCACTTGAGAGACCCAGTTTATTCGAGTCGAAGAGAACAGAGTGGCTTCCGGCACTCTGAGCTTCATCAATCAACGTCGTTATCTTCTGACCGTATGTATCATAAACCGTGAGAGTCACGTGCCCGGCGGACTCCAAATCATACTTTATGTTGGTTTCCGGATTAAAGGGGTTGGGAAAGTTATCATGAAGTGTAATGCTTTCGGGATTTGTGTGATTCTGATCAGAACTTGTTGTTGCCCTTTCTCTGTAATTAAGTTCAATATTCTGCCCATGCCATGAATGACCTCGATCAAAAGCATCAGTTTCAAGTTCTATTTTATCTGAATAGAATCGAGCATGCATGATACCTGTAGGTTCATCAGATCCTGGATTCCCCCCGTTTGCCGGCTGATTGACAAGATGGACACCGTCCTCTTTTAAAAGATCCCATCTGTGTGAATGACCAAATATGTAAGATTTTACATGGTCATAAGGCACTATTACATCATAAAATTTATCATAATCCATAAGGCCACGATCTATATTAGGCCATGGGTAATGGTGTCCTAAGATGTTGACCGGTTTATCATTATATTGTTTTAGAGCAGAATCGAGCCAGTGCAGTTGTACAGATCCAAGGATGCCAGATGTTTCATTTACCTGGTCGAGCGTGTCCAACAAAAAGAGATACACATAAGGAGTCTCCAGTACTTCTATATGACGATTTCGAACAGGTACTTCTTCCGGGATTTTTTCCGGGAAAACTTCGTAAAAGTTTGATCTTTTGTCATGGTTTCCCATTGTGATATAAACTGATATTCCTGCATCTGACAAAGGTTTTAACACAGATACCAAATGCTCGTATGCCTCGATTCTTCCAGCGACGTTGGCTGCATCTCCATTGATAATTACTGCGGAAGGCTGAGGACCCTCTCTCTCCAAAATCCTTTTTACCATAGAGCTATTTATGTCCATCATTTTATTCCCTTCACGATTTGATAAGTCCGGGTTCGCATCTATATGCGTATCGGCAATCAGAACAAAATAATTGGGATCAACTTCTCCTGCATCGTATTGGGAAAGTTCTTTTCCCGGCAATACGCCTGGAATTCCAAGAAGGAATCCGGTTGCAGCAGTTGTAGTTGAAGTCAAAAACTTGCGACGGCTCACGGATGGAATTTTGACAGGCATATTTGCTTATTCGTTTTAAGCTTTTAGGGTTTAACGATTCTAAAAGACTTGATAGACACACAAAAAGGTTGCAATTCTCATAGTACTTAAACGCTTAAGTAAACAACAATTTTTTTCAATGAATAACAAGAGCCGAATCTTGCTCTATTTTCAACTATCTGGCTCAAATAACTTTATCAATTTACATTAATCACAGAGTTTGACTGTAAGGATTGCATTTGCACCAGAGATTAATAAATTCAACAAAAGTCACAAAATGAATCCAAGCTTAAAGTTTTAGCCTGGCGTTTTTGACCTGACTGATTTCACCAAAAAAACCGAAGCTCGATAGCTCGATGAAGATGCCAACAAAAATGTGCGCATAATTTTTACGGTAACTTTACCGATAAAGCTTGCGGTTCCAAAAAAAATTGATTAAATATATTCTAAGAGCTGAATTTTAATATTAGAATTCCTTTTTAAAAAAATGACTGAATTTTCTCCGGGGTTTAATAACTCATCTTCTAATGGTCATTTGACTGTCATCCGCAGAGGTGAGGTTACCGGTTTTGATTATTATACATTCGCAATTACACAAATCATATTGTCATGCATAAGCTCATATTGTCATGCATAAGCTAGGTATAAAAGCTCTTCAAAAACTAAGATTACTTACGCTGTTAACCTCCTGTCTGCTGATTGCATTCGGGGCAAAAGCGACTTTTGCCGGCGAGGCCGGTCCATTTGCAGAAGCGACTTCCATGGAAGAAGAGCACGGATCGGTTACCGGCAGCGTTGTGGACGCTTCCACTGACGAAACACTTCCCGGGGCCAATGTTGTACTGAAAAATACGTCAATAGGTGCCTCAACTGATGATGACGGCAATTTTACTCTTCGCAGACTTCCGGCAGGTGAGCAAACCCTGGAGATTCGTTACCTGGGATATGACAGAAAGGAAATTCAGGTTGAGGTTGTAGCTGATGAAACTATAGAACTGAACATCCAATTGACCCCGGACCATGTTGAAGGCGAGGAAGTGATCATTCATACCCAGGCTCTGGGTCAGGCGCGGGCTATTCGCCAGCAACTCGGTTCTAATACGATAATGAACGTAGTTTCTGAGACCCGGCTCCGTGAGTTGCCTGATGCCAATGCAGCCGAATCCATCGGCCGCTTGCCCGGGGTGTCGGTACTGCGGGATGCCGGTGAAGGGCAACGAATAGCTATTCGGGGTCTGGGCCCTGAATATAGTTCGATTACCATAGATGGCAATCAGATACCGGGAACACATGAGGACAGGTCCGTTGATTTGAGTATGATTTCGCCTGATATGCTGGCAGGTATTGAAGTGTATAAAACCATACGACCGGATATGGATGCTGATGCCATCGGAGGTTCTGTGAACTTCAGGATGGGCGGAGCTCCGGAAGAAACCCAATACCGCTTGAGTGCAGAGGGCGGGTACAATAACCATATTTCAGAAGTCAGCAACTACAAAATAAACTTTCGCGGAAATGACCGTTTTTTGGATAACCGTCTTGGCGTAATGGTTTCAGCTAATGTTCAGCAGGTAGATCGCAGCTCTCATGAACTTGCGGCAAACTATCAAGTGGAGCGGGATCGCCGGCCGGGAGAACCGCACGCACCTGTTAGTATTAATACACTGCGACTTCATGACAATAGTAACACCCGTCAGCGTTACAGCGGGGGGGTGTCACTGGACTGGGAGATGGAGAACAGCCACTTTTTCTTCAACAACACCTATAATTATCAGAACAGAGACGAAATAACCCAGCAGCGCCGATACAGTTTGGATAACAACAGACAGGAATGGTGGCCTCGTCATATTGAAAGAGAAATTGCCACGTTGAATTCCACTCTGGCCGGTCAGCATGACTGGAACGTGGTTCAGGTGGACTGGCGGCTGAACCGCAGTGTTACAACCAATGAAACACCATATGACAATCAGGCAAGGTTTTCAGAATCCAGCGCACTTGATCGGTCAGGGGTGAATTTACAGGAAATGCCCACAAAAGAACTGCCCGGCCTGGCTCATAACAGGATTGAACGGTCCAATCTTGAAGCACTGATACATCAGAATTCAGAGCGAAGACAGGAAAATCTTACCGCTTCTCTTGATTTGGAGTTTCCCGTTGTCGTTGGTAGACATATTTCCGGAAATTTTAAGTTTGGAGGTAAACACTATAACAACTTCCGCGACCGCGAGACCACCGGTTATCAGGTGTTTCAATGGGAAATACCCGATCTTTACGGTATTGAAGGGATGCCCTTTGAGTGGGAGGTTGATGATGCAGGAAGAGCGCTCATGGCTCCCTTTATTGAGGATCCTGATCACAGCTATACAATACTGGATGGTGACTATGAAATGGCTTTCATTCCCTCGATTAGTACAGTTAATCAAATGTGGGATGATTATCGCGATGAGTACAGAACGATTCTGTATCCCCGCTTTAATGATTACGAGGCAAGAGAGCGAATTTCATCCGGTTATGTGATGACGGAACTCAACATTGGCCCCCGTTTAATGATCCTGCCGGGTGTTCGCTACGAATATGAGCATTCCGATTATACCGCCATGGTGGGAACGTTTCAAAACAATCCGGAAGATATAGATGAGGAGCAGATGCAAGAAGATTTCAGAGATTCCACGGAATCGCGGAATATGGGCATGTGGTTTCCAATGGTCCAGGCACGATATCAAGTAACTTCCTGGATGGATATCAGGGCTGCCCGCACTGTAACAACCTCCCGTCCTTCATTCGGCAATGTTTCTCCACAGTTCAGGATTGATTATGATGGCGGAAACGTCAACAGGGCTAACACGCAGATAAACCCATTGCGATCTACCAATTATGACCTGTTTCTGACCCTGCACCATAACCGATTCGGTTTGTTCACGGTTGGAGCATTTTATAAGGAAGTAGAAGATGTGATATACCAGCGCAACGCAAACATAATCGACCCCGAGGCCAAGGGGTTACCAGACAACACGCGACTTTTCAGGATCAGTGAACCGGTCAATAATGAAAATATGACCGAAGTCAGGGGTTTTGAGGTAGAATGGCAAAGTAACCTGACCCATTTGCCCTCACCATTCAATGGGCTGGTCGTCAATGCCAACTACTCACGTTTCCATTCCGAAGCGCACTATCATGGTTTTGAATTTGAACGAACTGCGGAAGGAATTGTAGGAGTAGATACCTTCCGGACGGCCCCGATGGTACACCAGGCTGACCATATCGCGAATGTTTCGCTGGGATATGACTATGGAGGCTTTTCTGCCCGTGTTTCCATGCAGTATCAGGGGGCTACGTTGCGGTCCATTGGAAGCCGGCCTGAAACGGATCAATATACTGATGAATATCTGCGATTTGATGCAAGCATTCGTCAGCGATTTTACAGTGATCAGCTTCACATTGTAGCCAACTTGCATAATATCACGAACCGGGAAGATCGTGCTTCTCAATTCACTTACGACAGACCCCGATCGATAGAATACTATGGAGCTGCGGTTGATTTAGGCGTAGAGTTCCGCTTTTAGTGGTATCTATTTACTGGCCGGTTAACTACAATGCAGATTCAGATAAACCACTTCGAACAAACCATAACCAAAGTAAACAAGTAACTGTGTTGATACAGATTTATGCTACAGGTTTGCAATCTGTAACAAAACACATTTCACATTGACGAAAAACGTCAATGTTTTATACCTGACAAATCAATCAATTGGAGTATGAATATGATCTCTACAAATTCAAACTATCAACAGTTTGGTGGAAAATCTTCTGCTGTGCTGTTTTTCATTCTGATGTTTACAATTTTAATTGGAAGTCAGTCCCTGAAAGCAGAAGAACTGGAAAGAATTCATGTTGAACCGGACAACTTTCCAGCTGAGATTGATGCCTTGAATCTCGCCATTGAAGAGCATGGCGGTGATGTGGTTTATGTATTGGAAAACGGAGCAACTTATTTTATAGAAGCTTCATTGGCTTTTGATCATCCCCTTCGATTCGAAGCTGAAGAAGTGCCCAGTGACAATCCACCTATCATTAGAGCTGCTACAGACCTTGAGGGTTCGTCCAACAGAATTGGTATGTACGAGGATGACTTGCATGCTCGAGGTATCTTTTTTTATGGCATAGATGATTTAGGGGGTAAAGAAACGAATCAAAGAACCACTGGTGAAGACATTCGTCTGGTGTACGAGCACTGTTATCTTATGGGTGGCAGTAACTACTTCTGGTGGCTTGGTGCTGAGGGTACCACCCTCATCATCGAAGATACGCAACTCGCCAATGCAGGGCGGCACACAAGCGCCGGGAACCAGCGTTTTGTTGACTTGAGAGGAAATGATACCGATTCGGTAATTGTCAGAAATAGCAGTATTTACAACCTGAGTTCGCATCTGCTTCGTTTGGGTGGTGCTATAGTTGATCATATCTATTTTGACCATGTAACAGTCACAAATTTCTATAATGTATTTGGTGGCGGTATAAACTTGAAACTGAGCCCGGATATTACCATCAAAAACAGCCTCTTTCAAAACGTACGGTTCGACGGAGCCTGGGAGTCCAAGGATCTCGTAGGTGATGACGGGTATGAGTATGACGGTGAGCGATATGTCTCGCAATCAGGTATGTTCTGGACTCAGACATGGGAAGACTTTGAAGACGCGGATGATCCCGATCAGCCAACCGATGAGGATCGAAGTATTGTGATAAAGAATAACAATTTTGGCGGATTGCCCGATGAAGAAGTTTTGGCAGTGTGGGACGATATAAATGATGAAGAGAATTATGTTACCGATCCCCAATGGCTTTGGGATAATCCGGATATCGATCCAGAGCATCCGGCATGGGGAGCCAGGGATACCATAGAGGTTGTGCGTACTAACTTGCCGGCTAAAGACAGTCTGCTTGTTGCCTGGCAAGAAGCAGAAAAACCTTGGGTGGATATCAGAAACAATATATACGAAAATGTAGATTTCGAGGATCCTCCTTCAAGTTTTGGGGAATCGGTCCGTGCCTGGTGGTTCGAAACATCACCTCCGCGGCACTATGACCGATGGGATGATATTGCGGACAACAGCGGACAACGCTTTTATCATCCTGCACCCGGCACTCCTGTTGACAGCGAGAATACAGCTGCATGGTTTAGGAACTTAGCCTATAACACGGATTCGCCTTCTTATACACATGCTGAAAATAATTTCCCGGTAGGCAATCTGAACTTCTTCCCTGAGATGAGACAGCGTTGGGAAGAGGGGGATTATCCTACATCAGCTGATGAACCTGAAAAGGTTGCAAAAGATTTTGAATTGGTGGGCAACTATCCTAATCCTTTCAATCCTACGACGAATATTGTGTTTGAACTTGGCGAAACAGCGGATGTTCAGATGCAGG
Proteins encoded in this window:
- a CDS encoding sugar phosphate isomerase/epimerase family protein; this encodes MKIQLNLLAIFFLLIFLTLSCNTERETENTEGQQLLSDPGVVSFTFRHEFEEDFTGTLDFIKEMGVTNIEFSNLFGKTAQEIRDLLDERGMRCTSYGVGYDDLLEDIDRVAEEAHILGARHVRVATIPHDSPFDIEDARSAVNDFNQFGRQLKERDLLFSYHNHGYEFREYEDGTLFDYIVQNTNPEYVNFQLDVFWVVWPGHDPVELVERYPDRFKTVHLKDLAEGVEGDLSGRAPSEHMVVLGEGQVDFKSLLVAAQDSNIEYFYLEDEVEDVKTSVPKSYEYITSLTY
- a CDS encoding metallophosphoesterase, with translation MPVKIPSVSRRKFLTSTTTAATGFLLGIPGVLPGKELSQYDAGEVDPNYFVLIADTHIDANPDLSNREGNKMMDINSSMVKRILEREGPQPSAVIINGDAANVAGRIEAYEHLVSVLKPLSDAGISVYITMGNHDKRSNFYEVFPEKIPEEVPVRNRHIEVLETPYVYLFLLDTLDQVNETSGILGSVQLHWLDSALKQYNDKPVNILGHHYPWPNIDRGLMDYDKFYDVIVPYDHVKSYIFGHSHRWDLLKEDGVHLVNQPANGGNPGSDEPTGIMHARFYSDKIELETDAFDRGHSWHGQNIELNYRERATTSSDQNHTNPESITLHDNFPNPFNPETNIKYDLESAGHVTLTVYDTYGQKITTLIDEAQSAGSHSVLFDSNKLGLSSGTYVYRIKSNGTTLSQTMTLIK
- a CDS encoding TonB-dependent receptor; amino-acid sequence: MHKLGIKALQKLRLLTLLTSCLLIAFGAKATFAGEAGPFAEATSMEEEHGSVTGSVVDASTDETLPGANVVLKNTSIGASTDDDGNFTLRRLPAGEQTLEIRYLGYDRKEIQVEVVADETIELNIQLTPDHVEGEEVIIHTQALGQARAIRQQLGSNTIMNVVSETRLRELPDANAAESIGRLPGVSVLRDAGEGQRIAIRGLGPEYSSITIDGNQIPGTHEDRSVDLSMISPDMLAGIEVYKTIRPDMDADAIGGSVNFRMGGAPEETQYRLSAEGGYNNHISEVSNYKINFRGNDRFLDNRLGVMVSANVQQVDRSSHELAANYQVERDRRPGEPHAPVSINTLRLHDNSNTRQRYSGGVSLDWEMENSHFFFNNTYNYQNRDEITQQRRYSLDNNRQEWWPRHIEREIATLNSTLAGQHDWNVVQVDWRLNRSVTTNETPYDNQARFSESSALDRSGVNLQEMPTKELPGLAHNRIERSNLEALIHQNSERRQENLTASLDLEFPVVVGRHISGNFKFGGKHYNNFRDRETTGYQVFQWEIPDLYGIEGMPFEWEVDDAGRALMAPFIEDPDHSYTILDGDYEMAFIPSISTVNQMWDDYRDEYRTILYPRFNDYEARERISSGYVMTELNIGPRLMILPGVRYEYEHSDYTAMVGTFQNNPEDIDEEQMQEDFRDSTESRNMGMWFPMVQARYQVTSWMDIRAARTVTTSRPSFGNVSPQFRIDYDGGNVNRANTQINPLRSTNYDLFLTLHHNRFGLFTVGAFYKEVEDVIYQRNANIIDPEAKGLPDNTRLFRISEPVNNENMTEVRGFEVEWQSNLTHLPSPFNGLVVNANYSRFHSEAHYHGFEFERTAEGIVGVDTFRTAPMVHQADHIANVSLGYDYGGFSARVSMQYQGATLRSIGSRPETDQYTDEYLRFDASIRQRFYSDQLHIVANLHNITNREDRASQFTYDRPRSIEYYGAAVDLGVEFRF
- a CDS encoding T9SS type A sorting domain-containing protein; its protein translation is MISTNSNYQQFGGKSSAVLFFILMFTILIGSQSLKAEELERIHVEPDNFPAEIDALNLAIEEHGGDVVYVLENGATYFIEASLAFDHPLRFEAEEVPSDNPPIIRAATDLEGSSNRIGMYEDDLHARGIFFYGIDDLGGKETNQRTTGEDIRLVYEHCYLMGGSNYFWWLGAEGTTLIIEDTQLANAGRHTSAGNQRFVDLRGNDTDSVIVRNSSIYNLSSHLLRLGGAIVDHIYFDHVTVTNFYNVFGGGINLKLSPDITIKNSLFQNVRFDGAWESKDLVGDDGYEYDGERYVSQSGMFWTQTWEDFEDADDPDQPTDEDRSIVIKNNNFGGLPDEEVLAVWDDINDEENYVTDPQWLWDNPDIDPEHPAWGARDTIEVVRTNLPAKDSLLVAWQEAEKPWVDIRNNIYENVDFEDPPSSFGESVRAWWFETSPPRHYDRWDDIADNSGQRFYHPAPGTPVDSENTAAWFRNLAYNTDSPSYTHAENNFPVGNLNFFPEMRQRWEEGDYPTSADEPEKVAKDFELVGNYPNPFNPTTNIVFELGETADVQMQVYNVIGQQVAAMELGRKSQGRHEVTFDASDLSSGVYLVRMHANEQVQTIQMTLVK